One window from the genome of Hemitrygon akajei chromosome 4, sHemAka1.3, whole genome shotgun sequence encodes:
- the LOC140726598 gene encoding DNA ligase 4-like, translated as MSAASVSRSSPVKTVASEVPFSDLCSTLEKIQKTKSRPEKNKYFKDFLDSWREFHNALHKNDLDTTDSFYPALRLILPQLERERMAYGIKETMLAKLYIEVLGLPKEGKDALKLLNYRAPSTSYGEAGDFAVIAYFVLKQRCPNKGTLTVCGVNEHLDSIALNNAVKRKDLVKKSLLQLICQSSALEQKWLIRMILKDMKLGISQQTILQLFHPDAVELHSVTTDLEKVCRQLHDPSVSLSDVSIMLFSAFKPMLAGVANMKNIEKLMHNQSFYLETKLDGERMQLHKDGDIYKCFSRNSYDYSQQFGASPLQGSLTPFIHNAFKSTVQNCILDGEMMAYNPVTKTFMQKGNKFDIKRMVEDSELQTCFCVFDVLMVNNQKMANETLRKRHEILQTIFTEVPGHFQVVEKTEIKTKKDVADALNDAIDKREEGIMIKDPLSVYKPDKRGEGWLKIKPEYVDGLMDELDILIVGGYFGKGHRGGMVSHFLCAVAEVPSTGEKPAVFHSVCRVGSGYTMKELYDLGLKLANHWKPYHKKDPPENILCGTEKPEVYIEPCNSVVLQVKAAEIVNSDAYKTGCTLRFPRIEKIRDDKHWYECMTLHDLSQLHKKASGKLASKHVDLNDDEPEKKKRKVLTKAKKLIGIAEQFKAQDLTNISKVSNIFENVEFCVLNGLDHYPKADLEKGIAECGGLVVQNPGPDTYCIIVGTVNIRVKNLVTANEHDIVKAEWLVDCLQKKHFVPWQPQYMIHMSPSTEEHFAQEYDSYGDSYYADVDKIQLQEVFERMNKPVKELPFSSIADLEHQYFWDKSPLSMFRCCIIYIDFYSRIGDNSTRIRNTSLDLRVLELRFHGAKCVTRLQEGVSHVIIGLDKQRLSALKLLRRTFKRKFKIVMESWVSDSLKAGCMKDEKDYLL; from the coding sequence ATGTCTGCAGCATCTGTGTCGCGCAGTTCACCAGTAAAAACTGTGGCTTCTGAAGTTCCCTTCAGTGATCTCTGTTCAACTTTGGAAAAAATACAGAAAACTAAATCCAGACCGGAAAAAAACAAGTATTTCAAAGACTTTCTGGATTCATGGAGAGAATTTCATAATGCTCTTCATAAGAATGATTTAGACACCACTGATTCTTTTTACCCAGCACTGCGCCTGATACTTCCTCaactggagagggagaggatggcATATGGCATTAAAGAAACAATGCTCGCAAAACTTTACATTGAAGTTCTTGGTTTGCCAAAAGAGGGAAAAGATGCTCTGAAACTCTTGAACTATCGAGCTCCATCAACCTCATATGGAGAGGCAGGTGATTTTGCTGTGATTGCGTATTTTGTTCTGAAACAGAGGTGTCCAAATAAAGGCACGTTGACTGTTTGTGGGGTAAATGAGCATTTGGACTCCATTGCACTTAATAACGCTGTCAAGAGAAAAGATTTAGTCAAAAAGAGCCTGTTGCAGTTAATCTgtcagagttctgcattggaacaaaAGTGGCTTATTCGTATGATCCTGAAAGACATGAAGTTAGGCATCAGTCAACAAACTATACTTCAGTTATTCCATCCAGATGCTGTAGAGCTTCATAGCGTGACAACAGATTTGGAAAAAGTTTGCAGACAGCTCCATGATCCCAGTGTATCTCTCAGTGATGTCTCCATAATGTTGTTTTCTGCTTTTAAGCCAATGCTTGCTGGTGTTGCTAATATGAAAAACATTGAAAAGTTAATGCACAATCAGAGTTTTTACCTAGAAACTAAATTAGATGGGGAGCGTATGCAGCTTCACAAAGATGGAGATATTTACAAATGTTTTTCACGTAATAGCTATGATTACAGCCAACAGTTCGGTGCTTCACCATTACAAGGATCTCTCACACCATTTATTCATAATGCCTTCAAGAGCACAGTGCAAAATTGCATCCTTGATGGAGAAATGATGGCTTACAACCCTGTTACAAAAACCTTTATGCAGAAAGGAAACAAATTTGATATCAAAAGAATGGTGGAGGATTCAGAATTACAAACTTGTTTCTGTGTATTTGATGTGCTAATGGTAAATAatcagaaaatggcaaatgaaactcTCAGGAAAAGACATGAAATCCTTCAGACTATCTTCACAGAAGTGCCAGGGCATTTTCAGGTTgtggaaaaaacagaaataaaaacaaaaaaagatgTTGCTGATGCCTTGAATGATGCCATAGATAAACGGGAAGAAGGAATCATGATAAAGGATCCTTTATCTGTTTATAAACCAGACAAACGTGGTGAAGGCTGGTTGAAAATTAAACCAGAATATGTTGATGGATTGATGGATGAGCTTGACATCTTGATTGTTGGAGGTTACTTTGGTAAAGGTCATCGGGGTGGAATGGTGtcccattttctgtgtgctgTTGCAGAAGTTCCTTCAACTGGTGAGAAGCCGGCAGTCTTTCACTCAGTTTGCCGTGTAGGCTCTGGATATACAATGAAGGAACTGTACGACCTGGGGCTGAAACTAGCTAATCACTGGAAACCTTACCATAAAAAAGATCCTCCTGAAAATATTCTGTGTGGTACTGAAAAACCAGAGGTCTACATTGAGCCCTGCAATTCGGTCGTTCTGCAAGTTAAGGCAGCTGAAATTGTAAACAGTGATGCGTATAAAACAGGTTGTACATTGCGTTTTCCACGAATTGAGAAGATCAGAGATGATAAACACTGGTATGAGTGCATGACCTTGCATGATCTGAGTCAACTGCATAAAAAAGCATCAGGGAAACTTGCATCCAAACATGTAGACCTAAATGATGATGAGCCAGAGAAGAAGAAGCGTAAAGTTTTGACAAAAGCCAAAAAATTGATTGGTATCGCAGAACAGTTTAAGGCCCAAGATCTAACCAATATCAGCAAAGTTTCGAATATTTTTGAAAATGTTGAATTTTGTGTCTTAAATGGCCTTGACCATTATCCTAAAGCTGATCTGGAAAAGGGAATAGCTGAATGTGGAGGATTAGTTGTACAGAATCCTGGACCTGATACTTACTGCATCATTGTGGGCACTGTCAATATCCGTGTTAAAAACCTTGTCACTGCTAATGAGCATGATATTGTGAAAGCTGAGTGGTTGGTTGATTGTTTGCAAAAGAAACATTTTGTACCCTGGCAACCTCAGTATATGATTCATATGTCACCTTCAACAGAAGAACATTTTGCTCAAGAATATGATAGCTATGGTGACAGCTATTATGCTGATGTTGATAAAATCCAGCTGCAAGAAGTTTTCGAAAGAATGAATAAACCAGTAAAGGAATTGCCCTTCTCATCTATTGCTGACCTGGAGCATCAGTACTTCTGGGACAAATCACCTCTAAGTATGTTCAGATGCTGCATAATTTATATTGACTTCTACAGCAGAATTGGTGACAACAGTACACGGATACGCAACACAAGTTTAGATCTGAGGGTCTTGGAGCTGCGTTTTCATGGCGCGAAGTGTGTCACGAGACTGCAAGAAGGTGTCTCCCATGTCATTATTGGTCTTGATAAACAACGTCTCTCAGCACTGAAATTGCTCAGGAGAACATTTAAAAGGAAATTTAAAATTGTGATGGAATCATGGGTATCTGATTCACTGAAAGCTGGGTGTATGAAAGATGAAAAAGATTACTTACTTTAG